The following are encoded in a window of Phaseolus vulgaris cultivar G19833 chromosome 3, P. vulgaris v2.0, whole genome shotgun sequence genomic DNA:
- the LOC137839389 gene encoding WEB family protein At5g16730, chloroplastic-like produces the protein MPLALAEAGASSAPLDKGKRVVEVVSDDEDSAEGQVFKRQRTQHAPQTVTSATSSTHGAESLREDPPSATSPPQPMNLEGGVETEPTGVPPPAPELPLPMQDSLRGFLGRASPVTKLKAPRGKARAKAVQSSAFQALEKEVASLKEEKERLATHWGRQEDAYKTSLRVAQKAKEEANKRLHEASQANAELLNQTEAALEEKTGECSRLVSENATLQAKVQELTVTLASKDQELTTQAANFKVAEEKLIGESASSFAEGFAEALVQAACANPGIDVSKCSPLNEVVDGEIVPLEGPDE, from the exons ATGCCTCTTGCGCTGGCCGAGGCTGGTGCTTCctcagccccccttgacaagggAAAGAGGGTAGTGGAGGTAGTTTCTGATGATGAAGACTCCGCTGAGGGGCAAGTCTTCAAGCGACAAAGAACTCAACATGCCCCTCAGACAGTCACTTCTGCTACCTCTTCCACCCATGGGGCTGAGTCTTTGAGGGAGGACCCTCCGAGCGCCACCTCTCCTCCTCAACCAATGAATCTGGAGGGAGGAGTTGAAACTGAGCCCACAGGCGTTCCTCCACCTGCCCCAGAACTCCCTCTTCCCATGCAAGATTCATTGAGGGGTTTCTTGGGCAGAGCGTCCCCCGTGACCAAGCTGAAGGCCCCCAGAGGGAAA GCCAGAGCTAAGGCTGTCCAATCCTCCGCCTTTCAAGCACTGGAAAAGGAAGTCGCCTCCCTGAAGGAGGAGAAAGAGAGGCTGGCCACCCATTGGGGGCGTCAGGAGGACGCATACAAGACCTCCCTGAGGGTGGCACAAAAGGCGAAGGAGGAGGCCAATAAACGGTTACACGAGGCGTCTCAGGCCAACGCTGAGCTCCTTAACCAG ACTGAAGCTGCGCTCGAGGAAAAGACTGGTGAGTGCTCCCGATTGGTCAGTGAGAACGCCACCCTCCAAGCCAAGGTCCAAGAGTTGACAGTTACTTTGGCCTCCAAAGACCAAGAATTGACCACTCAAGCCGCCAACTTCAAGGTTGCGGAGGAAAAACTGATAGGGGAGTCTGCCTCCAGTTTCGCTGAAGGGTTTGCAGAGGCTCTAGTTCAAGCGGCTTGCGCCAACCCAGGCATCGATGTCTCCAAGTGCAGCCCTCTGAACGAGGTGGTTGATGGGGAAATTGTACCTTTGGAGGGTCCCGATGAATAG